Proteins from one Dama dama isolate Ldn47 chromosome 12, ASM3311817v1, whole genome shotgun sequence genomic window:
- the CDO1 gene encoding cysteine dioxygenase type 1: MERTEVLKPRTLADLIRVLHQLFAGEEVNVEEVQAVLEAYESNPAEWALYAKFDQYRYTRNLVDQGNGKFNLMILCWGEGHGSSIHDHTDSHCFLKMLQGNLKETLFAWPDKKSNEMIKKSERILRENQCAYINDSIGLHRVENISHTEPAVSLHLYSPPFDTCHAFDQRTGHKNKVTMTFHSKFGIRTPFATSGSLENN; encoded by the exons ATGGAGCGGACCGAGGTGCTAAAGCCCCGCACCCTGGCCGATCTGATCCGCGTCCTGCACCAGCTCTTCGCCGGCGAGGAGGTCAACGTGGAGGAGGTGCAGGCCGTCTTGGAGGCTTACGAGAGCAATCCCGCCGAGTGGGCTTTGTACGCCAAGTTCGACCAGTACAG GTATACTCGAAATCTTGTGGatcaaggaaatggaaaatttaaTCTCATGATTCTATGCTGGGGTGAAGGACATGGCAG CAGTATCCATGATCACACCGACTCCCACTGCTTTCTGAAGATGCTGCAGGGAAATCTAAAGGAGACATTGTTTGCCTGGCCTGACAAGAAATCCAATGAGATGATCAAGAAGTCTGAAAGAATCTTGAGGGAAAACCAGTGTGCCTACATCAACG ATTCCATTGGCTTACATCGAGTAGAGAACATTAGCCATACAGAGCCTGCTGTGAGCCTTCACTTGTACAGTCCGCCTTTTGACACGTGCCATGCCTTTGATCAAAGAACAGGACACAAAAACAAAGTCACCATGACATTCCATAGCAAATTTGGAATCAGGACTCCATTT gCAACTTCAGGATCACTGGAGAACAACTAA